In one window of Hyalangium gracile DNA:
- a CDS encoding HAD family hydrolase produces MAYDDLKSRIREGWQDTLRDILERARSLGTEAVLAFDLDSTLFDNRPRQVRILREFGAARGLTPLGQCVVAHWSSGWDMKTAMRNCGLDPEQVEAHYPEARAFWLERFFTSEYCVEDIAIEGAAAFTHAVVGTGAQLVYVTGRHEGMRAGTVEAMQRCGLALPGERSTQLLMKPTPRESDDAFKREAHARLGMLGQVIAAFDNEPTHVNDYQRNFPQATVIHLATDHSGRPVELLEAVISIPHFTGVS; encoded by the coding sequence ATGGCCTACGACGACCTCAAGAGCCGCATCCGGGAAGGCTGGCAGGACACCCTGCGTGACATCCTGGAGCGAGCCCGCTCGCTCGGGACGGAGGCCGTGCTGGCGTTCGACCTGGACTCCACGCTCTTCGACAACCGCCCGCGCCAGGTGCGCATCCTCCGGGAGTTCGGAGCGGCGCGTGGGTTGACGCCGCTCGGACAGTGCGTGGTGGCCCACTGGAGCAGCGGGTGGGACATGAAGACGGCCATGCGCAACTGCGGCCTGGACCCCGAGCAGGTGGAGGCCCACTACCCGGAGGCCCGCGCGTTCTGGCTGGAGCGCTTCTTCACCAGCGAGTACTGCGTGGAAGACATTGCCATCGAGGGGGCGGCCGCCTTCACGCACGCCGTGGTGGGCACCGGCGCCCAGCTCGTCTACGTGACGGGCCGCCACGAGGGCATGCGGGCCGGCACGGTGGAGGCCATGCAGCGCTGCGGCCTGGCGCTCCCGGGCGAGCGCTCCACCCAGCTCCTCATGAAGCCCACGCCGCGCGAGAGCGATGACGCTTTCAAGCGCGAGGCCCACGCGCGGCTGGGGATGCTGGGGCAGGTGATCGCCGCGTTCGACAACGAGCCCACCCACGTCAATGACTATCAGCGAAATTTCCCCCAGGCGACAGTCATCCACCTGGCCACCGATCACTCGGGCCGGCCGGTGGAACTGTTGGAGGCCGTGATCTCCATTCCTCACTTCACGGGCGTGTCTTGA
- a CDS encoding SDR family oxidoreductase, with protein sequence MDKVIVITGASAGIGAELARQLGGKGAKLVLSARRKPELEAVAARSGTEAIAVVADATVRGDMEKLRDAALQRFGRIDVWVNNAGRGITRSVSELTDEELDVMMRDNVKSALYGMQAVLPHFKSRNAGQLVNISSGLGRVPLVAFRSAYSAAKHALNALSACLRMELRQTHPGIMVTVVMPGVVATEFGSNALGGGPDSRVLPGAQGVEDATKAIVDVIEQPRPEAYTNPITQAEVERYYRDVAAFEAEASARFRR encoded by the coding sequence ATGGACAAGGTCATCGTGATTACGGGAGCGAGCGCGGGCATCGGGGCGGAGCTGGCGCGCCAGCTGGGAGGCAAGGGCGCGAAGCTGGTGCTGTCGGCGCGCCGGAAGCCGGAGCTGGAGGCCGTGGCGGCCCGCTCGGGGACGGAGGCGATCGCGGTCGTCGCGGATGCCACGGTGCGCGGTGACATGGAGAAGCTGCGGGACGCCGCGCTCCAGCGCTTCGGCCGCATCGACGTCTGGGTGAACAACGCCGGGCGAGGCATCACCCGCTCGGTGTCGGAGCTCACGGACGAGGAGCTCGACGTGATGATGCGGGACAACGTGAAGAGCGCGCTCTACGGCATGCAGGCCGTGCTGCCGCACTTCAAGTCGCGCAACGCCGGGCAGCTCGTCAACATCTCCAGCGGGCTGGGGCGGGTGCCCCTGGTGGCCTTCCGCTCGGCGTACAGCGCGGCCAAGCACGCGCTCAACGCGCTCAGTGCGTGTCTGCGCATGGAGCTGCGGCAGACGCATCCGGGCATCATGGTGACGGTGGTGATGCCGGGCGTGGTGGCCACCGAGTTCGGCAGCAACGCGCTGGGCGGGGGCCCCGACTCGCGGGTGCTGCCCGGGGCGCAGGGCGTCGAGGACGCCACGAAGGCCATCGTCGACGTCATCGAGCAGCCTCGGCCCGAGGCCTACACCAACCCGATCACCCAGGCCGAGGTGGAGCGCTACTACCGCGATGTCGCGGCCTTCGAGGCGGAGGCCAGCGCTCGCTTCCGGCGCTGA
- a CDS encoding acyl-CoA thioesterase, which produces MPFTIRVQVTAQELDELHHVSNIVYIRWIQDVAVAHSISVGLTLEAYRQLGGVFMVRRHEVDYLRPALLGEDIEVETRVVGLSAVTATRQNFIRRASDRQVLVQAQTQWAYVSTTTGRPLRIPPEVVQRFTLEPL; this is translated from the coding sequence GTGCCATTCACCATCCGAGTGCAGGTCACCGCGCAGGAGCTCGATGAGCTCCACCACGTGAGCAACATCGTCTACATCCGGTGGATCCAGGATGTGGCCGTGGCGCACTCCATCTCGGTGGGGTTGACGCTGGAGGCCTATCGGCAGCTGGGCGGCGTCTTCATGGTGCGCCGCCACGAGGTGGACTACCTGCGGCCGGCGCTCCTCGGCGAGGACATCGAGGTGGAGACGCGGGTGGTGGGGCTGAGCGCGGTGACGGCGACGCGGCAGAACTTCATCCGGCGGGCGTCGGACCGGCAGGTGCTGGTGCAGGCGCAGACGCAGTGGGCGTATGTCTCCACGACCACCGGGCGGCCCCTCCGCATCCCGCCCGAGGTGGTGCAGCGCTTCACGCTCGAGCCCCTGTGA
- a CDS encoding PKD domain-containing protein: MSFLNGSRRAVAHAIAALAMVVLAGCGGNGNNAPQPGRAEIKVMLPRELAAEGVARVHVAVRGPGIPTPIGTELTLQGGTWQGTLADIPAGLDRVFEAQAFDAASTLLYQGQAGPTTVAAGSTVNILILLQQVNPPPQYNNVAPTIDSVVVSSNQVSPGGTITLTATAHDDNPEDTITYAWTSSAGSFSASTAAVTNWVAPTTEGVQVLRLEVTDSKGTSATLTVDISVQRSGSTGNATVTVGFNTWPRITAMMAAPSVLVPNRDSQIAAVVFDPDADTLSFSWTSNCQGVFGRSNTATPSFAVLAQPASGNRCNLTVTVTDGRGGQTTGTLSLLVGSDPSANVAPQVDSTFKSSEQVGGSEVATVGLTAHDPESTPLTFTWSANQGVILTTRSTSTSSEIDWRAPACIDGTVVLTAVITDGGGATTRQQFSIAPRGGAACGGLAVTGTRLSHRVQADGSVFMVPADLSAVSIGAWVPTADGLSYSWRPGSGQSNGSFTIPNVESTPYLLKFGNAYLWATSRSLDLSRAELGRPDVESEPTGTQLAVQISGLAPWQDTDDLEFHSPSTGIGYFSAWDCAAPVFEAPQMGDTSFVGSMDYVTSMRNCGSPPARIDPNRGDVFYASQMVSRTDPVGMQIRELRRSFQTNTLNGATSEDGSLLLSGTLEPLPTTTQPVDYRASSFEALSMAAHPTATAYDTLLYIGTLPGHGQYGEYAGWPDLAGARSVAGQGDLVPMFTYGNPYPATWPRFVTAQTSSRVSYSVEREDGSTTTPRAFSVFTFAQEPLSSQPVIPRVGPPRELRINGVVATGNLANVGLAPLVSWTPPSLGVPTSYSLRLYELVITSSGGTNRLQLTNLTTTQTQLRLPPGLVVQGKSYYLQVTAIFDPVSDPNKPYMSGPVHHTAMAVTGRFKP, encoded by the coding sequence GTGTCATTTCTGAATGGGAGCCGGCGGGCGGTGGCGCATGCCATCGCGGCGCTGGCCATGGTGGTGCTCGCCGGCTGTGGCGGCAATGGGAACAACGCTCCGCAGCCAGGTCGCGCGGAGATCAAGGTCATGCTCCCGCGGGAGCTGGCGGCCGAGGGGGTGGCTCGGGTCCATGTGGCGGTGCGGGGGCCTGGCATCCCCACGCCCATCGGCACGGAGCTGACGCTGCAGGGCGGCACCTGGCAGGGCACCCTGGCCGACATTCCGGCGGGGCTGGATCGCGTCTTCGAGGCCCAGGCCTTCGACGCGGCCTCGACGCTCCTCTACCAGGGGCAGGCGGGGCCGACGACGGTCGCGGCGGGCAGCACGGTCAACATCCTCATCCTGCTGCAGCAGGTGAACCCTCCGCCGCAGTACAACAACGTGGCGCCGACGATCGACTCGGTCGTGGTGTCCTCCAACCAGGTGTCGCCCGGGGGCACGATCACGCTGACGGCCACCGCGCATGACGACAACCCGGAGGACACGATCACCTACGCGTGGACCTCGTCCGCGGGCAGCTTCAGCGCGTCGACCGCGGCGGTGACGAACTGGGTGGCTCCCACCACCGAGGGCGTGCAGGTGCTGCGGCTCGAGGTGACGGACTCGAAGGGCACGAGCGCCACCCTGACGGTCGACATCAGCGTGCAGCGCTCCGGCTCGACGGGCAATGCCACGGTGACGGTGGGCTTCAACACGTGGCCCCGCATCACCGCCATGATGGCGGCGCCGTCCGTCCTCGTCCCCAACCGGGACTCCCAGATCGCCGCGGTGGTCTTCGATCCGGACGCGGACACGCTGAGCTTCTCCTGGACCTCCAACTGCCAGGGCGTGTTCGGCCGGAGCAACACGGCCACGCCCTCGTTCGCCGTGCTGGCGCAGCCGGCCTCTGGCAACCGCTGCAACCTCACCGTCACCGTCACGGATGGGCGCGGGGGGCAGACCACGGGCACGCTCTCGCTCCTGGTGGGGTCCGACCCGAGCGCCAATGTGGCGCCCCAGGTCGACAGCACCTTCAAGAGCTCCGAGCAGGTGGGCGGCAGCGAGGTCGCCACGGTGGGCCTCACGGCGCATGATCCGGAGTCGACGCCGCTGACCTTCACCTGGAGCGCGAACCAGGGCGTCATCCTCACCACGCGGAGCACGAGCACCTCGAGCGAGATCGACTGGCGGGCGCCGGCCTGCATCGACGGCACGGTCGTCCTCACGGCGGTCATCACCGACGGGGGCGGGGCCACCACGCGCCAGCAGTTCTCCATCGCTCCACGCGGGGGCGCCGCGTGCGGCGGGCTGGCGGTGACCGGCACGCGCCTCTCCCACCGCGTCCAGGCGGACGGGTCCGTCTTCATGGTTCCGGCCGATCTGAGCGCGGTGTCGATCGGCGCCTGGGTGCCCACCGCGGATGGCCTGAGCTACAGCTGGCGTCCGGGGAGCGGCCAGAGCAACGGCTCGTTCACGATTCCCAACGTGGAGAGCACTCCGTACCTGCTCAAGTTCGGCAACGCGTACCTGTGGGCCACCAGCCGGTCGCTCGATCTGAGCCGCGCCGAGCTAGGCCGTCCGGATGTGGAGAGCGAGCCGACGGGCACCCAGCTCGCCGTGCAGATCAGCGGCCTGGCTCCCTGGCAGGACACCGATGACCTCGAGTTCCACTCGCCGAGCACGGGCATCGGCTACTTCTCCGCCTGGGACTGCGCTGCGCCCGTCTTCGAGGCGCCGCAGATGGGCGACACGAGCTTCGTGGGCTCCATGGACTACGTGACCTCCATGCGGAACTGCGGGTCCCCACCGGCCCGGATCGACCCGAACCGGGGAGACGTGTTCTACGCCTCCCAGATGGTGTCCCGGACCGACCCGGTGGGGATGCAGATCCGGGAACTGCGCCGGAGCTTCCAGACCAACACCCTGAACGGCGCGACGTCGGAGGACGGCTCGCTGCTGCTGAGCGGAACGCTGGAGCCGCTGCCCACCACAACCCAGCCGGTGGACTACCGCGCCTCCTCGTTCGAGGCCCTGTCGATGGCCGCGCACCCCACCGCGACGGCGTACGACACCCTGCTGTACATCGGCACCCTGCCGGGCCACGGGCAGTACGGTGAGTACGCGGGCTGGCCGGATCTCGCCGGCGCGCGCAGCGTGGCGGGGCAGGGGGACCTGGTTCCCATGTTCACGTACGGCAACCCCTACCCGGCGACGTGGCCGCGGTTCGTCACCGCCCAGACGTCCTCCCGGGTCAGCTACTCGGTGGAGCGCGAGGATGGCAGCACGACCACGCCTCGCGCGTTCTCGGTCTTCACGTTCGCCCAGGAGCCGCTGTCGAGCCAGCCGGTCATTCCTCGGGTGGGACCGCCGAGGGAGCTGCGGATCAACGGGGTGGTGGCCACGGGGAACCTGGCGAACGTGGGGCTGGCGCCGCTGGTGAGCTGGACGCCGCCGAGCCTGGGCGTGCCGACCTCCTACTCGCTGCGCCTGTACGAGCTGGTCATCACGAGCAGCGGCGGCACCAACCGGCTCCAGCTGACGAACCTCACGACGACCCAGACGCAGCTCCGGCTGCCGCCCGGGCTGGTGGTGCAGGGCAAGAGCTACTACCTCCAGGTGACGGCGATCTTCGATCCCGTGTCGGATCCGAACAAGCCGTACATGAGCGGGCCGGTGCACCACACCGCGATGGCGGTGACCGGTCGCTTCAAGCCCTGA
- a CDS encoding class I SAM-dependent methyltransferase yields MSQADRERWNGRYREQAGASEPSRFLQSLADRLPSGGRALDVAGGPGHDSLWLARRGLEVTLVDVSDVALERAAAVAREAGLPLRCERVDLETEPLPSGPHALVLCLNFLWRPLFAAFPRVLAPGGLLVFAQPTRSNLQRNPHPSARFLLEDGELPGLLRGLEVVSYTEGWTEEGRHEARLVATLRP; encoded by the coding sequence ATGTCCCAAGCCGATCGTGAGAGGTGGAATGGCCGCTACCGGGAGCAGGCGGGGGCCTCGGAGCCCTCGCGCTTCCTCCAGTCGCTCGCGGACCGGCTCCCGAGTGGCGGCCGGGCGCTCGACGTGGCGGGAGGGCCGGGGCATGACTCCCTGTGGCTCGCGAGGCGCGGCCTGGAGGTGACGCTGGTGGATGTCTCGGACGTGGCGCTGGAGCGCGCCGCGGCCGTCGCGCGAGAGGCAGGACTCCCGCTGCGGTGCGAGCGGGTGGATCTGGAGACGGAGCCGCTGCCGAGCGGGCCTCATGCGCTCGTGCTCTGCCTGAACTTCCTCTGGCGCCCGCTGTTCGCGGCGTTCCCGAGGGTGCTCGCGCCGGGCGGGCTGCTCGTGTTCGCCCAGCCGACGCGCAGCAACCTCCAGCGCAACCCGCACCCGTCCGCGCGGTTCCTGCTCGAGGACGGCGAGCTGCCCGGGCTGCTCCGAGGACTGGAAGTCGTCTCCTACACCGAGGGCTGGACCGAGGAAGGACGGCACGAGGCGCGGCTGGTGGCGACGCTCCGGCCCTGA
- a CDS encoding serine/threonine-protein kinase, with the protein MSGDPKSSSGTSAEQVPESLDDTLVARRGPDGQLPVVELKTPGSVPAIAATPEWRSLASRYIVLDELGRGGMGTVRAAYDTRLDRRVALKLMRLEQDERGSSLHVRMLREAQSMARLSHPNVVAVYDAGTLDDGTVFIAMELVEGQTLRQWCHGSRPWREVLGMFLAAARGLSAAHAAGLVHRDFKPENVLVGKEGRPRVTDFGLARAAAPRGVDPASVGQQVNGPDTDHGLLVGTPLYMAPEVLSGQPVDTRSDLFSFCVALYEALYQQPAFPGEGISERWEAQRQGRINPPPESSPVPAWVRAVVCRGLSADPLQRPASMQELIAALEADPEQKRRARLRVAGLVVGTGALVALAFTWGTRERVDCQQMERRLSGVWDAPLRQQLRKALLATGLSYAEGTAERVQAALDGYAGEWSRLRTEVCEAGRGSDEGQLELITLQVSCLERRRAQLGAVVKLLSADSNPEMVSQSLQAVGLLPPLEECANTQALTAAVPLPREPAARARAEALQAKVDRLESMWMAGKYQEGVVLGREVLPEVEALDHAPLRAQALYHLGRLNGAMGHFEQADALLRQALVQAARSKDDVLMARLWNMLIWNAEVRMSRPPDALSTETVLLETAVERSGDALARAESLHILGGMFYKVGRLEDALSRFQQAAVHMEKVLGPGHPFVAAMHNNMGVVLTELGRFEEARTSYERALLMTQKALGPEHPEMGNTLTGLGRALVRVGALDDAERHLLRGLTISEKALGNKHHQVAESLLGLAEVALARGRPGEALAPLRRALEEVRPPEPAELQFTLARALVAAGQSGEQAQRLAREALEHYRSIGNKPRSQEVSRWLDQQFSATTRRP; encoded by the coding sequence GTGAGCGGCGACCCGAAGAGCAGCAGTGGCACCAGCGCGGAGCAGGTCCCCGAGTCGCTCGACGATACGCTCGTCGCCCGGCGGGGGCCTGATGGCCAGCTGCCTGTCGTGGAGCTGAAGACCCCCGGGAGCGTGCCCGCCATCGCCGCGACGCCCGAGTGGCGCTCGCTGGCCAGCCGCTACATCGTCCTGGACGAGCTGGGCCGGGGCGGTATGGGCACGGTGCGGGCCGCCTATGACACGCGGCTGGACAGGCGGGTGGCCCTCAAGCTGATGCGCCTGGAGCAGGACGAGCGCGGCTCCTCGCTCCACGTGCGCATGCTGCGCGAGGCGCAGTCCATGGCGCGCCTGAGCCACCCCAACGTGGTGGCCGTCTACGACGCGGGCACGCTGGATGACGGCACCGTCTTCATCGCCATGGAGCTGGTGGAGGGGCAGACCCTGCGCCAGTGGTGCCATGGCTCGCGCCCGTGGCGTGAGGTGCTGGGGATGTTCCTGGCGGCGGCGCGCGGGCTGTCGGCCGCCCACGCGGCCGGGCTGGTGCACCGCGACTTCAAGCCGGAGAACGTGCTGGTGGGCAAGGAGGGCCGGCCGCGGGTGACGGACTTCGGCCTGGCCCGGGCGGCCGCGCCTCGAGGCGTGGATCCCGCCTCGGTGGGGCAGCAGGTCAACGGCCCGGACACCGATCACGGCCTGCTGGTGGGCACCCCGCTCTACATGGCTCCGGAGGTGCTGTCGGGGCAGCCGGTGGACACGCGCAGCGATCTGTTCTCCTTCTGCGTGGCGCTCTACGAGGCCCTCTATCAGCAGCCCGCCTTCCCGGGCGAGGGCATCTCCGAGCGCTGGGAGGCGCAGCGCCAGGGCCGCATCAACCCTCCGCCCGAGTCCTCCCCGGTGCCCGCCTGGGTGAGGGCGGTGGTGTGCCGGGGCCTGAGCGCGGATCCACTGCAGCGGCCCGCCTCCATGCAGGAGCTCATCGCCGCGCTGGAGGCGGACCCCGAGCAGAAGCGGCGGGCCCGGCTGCGCGTGGCGGGGCTGGTGGTGGGCACGGGCGCGCTGGTGGCGCTGGCGTTCACCTGGGGGACGCGGGAGCGGGTGGACTGCCAGCAGATGGAGCGTCGGCTGTCCGGGGTGTGGGACGCGCCGCTGCGCCAGCAGCTGCGCAAGGCACTGCTGGCCACGGGCCTCTCGTACGCGGAGGGCACCGCGGAGCGCGTGCAGGCGGCGCTGGACGGCTATGCCGGCGAGTGGAGCCGGCTGCGCACCGAGGTGTGCGAGGCTGGCCGGGGCAGCGACGAGGGGCAGCTCGAGCTCATCACGCTGCAGGTGTCCTGCCTGGAGCGCCGCCGCGCCCAGCTCGGCGCGGTGGTGAAGCTGCTCTCGGCGGACTCCAACCCGGAGATGGTGTCCCAGTCCCTCCAGGCCGTGGGCCTGCTGCCGCCGCTGGAGGAGTGCGCGAACACGCAGGCGCTCACCGCGGCGGTGCCCCTGCCCCGGGAGCCCGCGGCGCGCGCCCGGGCCGAGGCGCTGCAGGCGAAGGTGGACCGCCTGGAGTCCATGTGGATGGCGGGCAAGTACCAGGAGGGCGTGGTGCTGGGCCGCGAGGTGCTCCCGGAGGTGGAGGCGCTGGACCATGCGCCGCTGCGCGCCCAGGCGCTGTACCACCTGGGAAGGCTGAACGGGGCGATGGGCCACTTCGAGCAGGCGGACGCGCTGCTGCGTCAGGCGCTGGTGCAGGCCGCCCGCTCGAAGGATGACGTGCTGATGGCCCGGCTGTGGAACATGCTCATCTGGAACGCGGAGGTCCGCATGTCGAGGCCTCCGGACGCGCTGTCCACCGAGACGGTGCTCCTGGAGACGGCCGTCGAGCGCTCAGGGGACGCGCTGGCGCGGGCCGAGTCGCTCCACATCCTGGGAGGCATGTTCTACAAGGTGGGGCGGCTCGAGGATGCGCTCAGCCGCTTCCAGCAGGCCGCGGTCCACATGGAGAAGGTGCTGGGGCCCGGGCACCCCTTCGTGGCTGCCATGCACAACAATATGGGGGTGGTGCTCACGGAGCTCGGGCGCTTCGAGGAGGCGCGCACCAGCTACGAGCGCGCCCTGCTCATGACGCAGAAGGCGCTGGGGCCCGAGCATCCGGAGATGGGCAACACGCTCACCGGCCTGGGCCGCGCGCTGGTGCGGGTGGGGGCGCTGGATGATGCCGAGCGCCACCTGCTCCGAGGGCTGACCATCTCGGAGAAGGCGCTGGGCAACAAACACCATCAGGTCGCCGAGTCGCTGCTGGGCCTGGCCGAGGTGGCCCTGGCGCGAGGCCGGCCCGGGGAGGCCCTGGCCCCGCTGCGGCGAGCCCTGGAGGAGGTGCGGCCCCCCGAGCCCGCGGAGCTCCAGTTCACCCTGGCGCGCGCGCTCGTGGCCGCGGGCCAGTCGGGGGAACAGGCTCAGCGCCTGGCCCGGGAGGCGTTGGAGCACTACCGCTCCATCGGCAACAAGCCTCGGAGCCAGGAAGTCTCCCGCTGGCTGGACCAGCAGTTCAGCGCCACCACCCGGCGCCCGTGA
- a CDS encoding MFS transporter has translation MHDAPTSSPVPRPEHSRAFRFRRAQNWLTLGFTYAAMYMGRYNFSFANAKLSETYGWTKTEVGAIISAATLIYGLSALFNGPIADRIGGRKAMLVGAVGSVVFNFAFGLGAYLGMVGTGTVLLGYLATVWSLNMYFQSYSALALIKVNSGWFHVGERGVFSAIFGSMIQSGRALIYAIGPLVVLALPWQWVFFVPALIIAGMGLLTWLVVRDGPDEAGLPALDTGDASSGYTGKVDLKYVAKVVFTNPVTLTIAVAEFCTGFVRHGFEQWFPRYMQEAQKLSLDSAVFKKGAMAVVIAGILGAFAAGLLSDLLFKSRRPPVAFLGYLIQVACLGVVWMAPSLNAVVIAFVLNSFAISIVHSMLSGTASMDFGGKKAAATAAGMFDGMQYVGGAAVGAGMGSLLDRFGWGVWGPSMIGFSAIGAVLMLVLWNARPKAHVGPSRDKAGGPPAQPPTEVGAPRTGTHG, from the coding sequence ATGCACGACGCCCCGACTTCATCCCCGGTGCCTCGGCCCGAGCACTCCCGGGCCTTCCGCTTCCGCCGGGCGCAGAACTGGCTGACGCTCGGCTTCACCTACGCGGCGATGTACATGGGCCGCTACAACTTCTCCTTCGCCAACGCCAAGCTGTCGGAGACGTACGGTTGGACGAAGACGGAGGTGGGCGCCATCATCAGCGCGGCCACCCTCATCTACGGCCTGTCGGCGCTCTTCAACGGCCCCATCGCCGATCGCATCGGCGGCCGCAAGGCCATGCTGGTGGGCGCGGTGGGCTCGGTGGTGTTCAACTTCGCCTTCGGCCTGGGCGCCTACCTGGGCATGGTGGGCACCGGCACGGTGCTGCTGGGCTACCTGGCCACGGTCTGGTCGCTCAACATGTACTTCCAGTCCTACTCGGCCCTGGCGCTCATCAAGGTGAACTCGGGCTGGTTCCACGTGGGCGAGCGCGGCGTGTTCTCCGCCATCTTCGGCTCGATGATCCAGAGCGGCCGCGCGCTCATCTACGCCATCGGCCCGCTGGTGGTGCTGGCGCTGCCCTGGCAGTGGGTCTTCTTCGTGCCCGCCCTCATCATCGCGGGCATGGGCTTGCTGACGTGGCTCGTGGTCCGCGACGGGCCGGACGAGGCGGGCCTGCCCGCGCTGGACACCGGGGATGCCTCCTCCGGCTACACCGGCAAGGTGGACCTCAAGTACGTGGCGAAGGTGGTCTTCACCAACCCCGTCACGCTGACGATCGCCGTGGCGGAGTTCTGCACCGGCTTCGTGCGCCACGGCTTCGAGCAGTGGTTCCCCCGCTACATGCAGGAGGCGCAGAAGCTGTCGCTGGACAGCGCCGTCTTCAAGAAGGGCGCCATGGCGGTGGTCATCGCCGGCATCCTGGGCGCCTTCGCCGCCGGCCTGCTGTCGGACCTGCTCTTCAAGTCGCGCCGGCCGCCGGTGGCCTTCCTGGGCTATCTCATCCAGGTGGCGTGCCTGGGCGTGGTGTGGATGGCCCCCAGCCTCAACGCGGTGGTGATTGCCTTCGTCCTCAACTCGTTCGCCATCAGCATCGTCCACTCCATGCTGTCGGGCACCGCCTCCATGGACTTCGGCGGGAAGAAGGCCGCGGCCACGGCGGCGGGCATGTTCGACGGCATGCAGTACGTGGGCGGCGCGGCGGTGGGCGCGGGCATGGGCTCGCTGCTGGACCGCTTCGGCTGGGGCGTCTGGGGCCCGAGCATGATCGGCTTCTCCGCCATCGGCGCCGTGCTGATGCTGGTGCTCTGGAACGCGCGCCCCAAGGCCCACGTCGGGCCCTCGCGCGACAAGGCGGGAGGCCCCCCGGCCCAGCCGCCCACGGAAGTTGGGGCTCCACGGACCGGCACCCACGGATAG
- a CDS encoding NUDIX hydrolase yields MRTEQTTVTDIEIIEDFSATARCDEGFLRLRRLRCRNRRADGTTSPVYRVDVVDRPRLDAVAVLVYRRGASGLEVLTRQNLRPAAYFRKGKEMVVPDPVSYLLVEELVAGVMEVEDKGEEGLRRRAVEEVREEAGYEVRPEEIRLLGGAFFVAPGILSEKVFPTAVDVTGKPAHEPRGDGSPLEEGTRLRWRPLPEVLAACRRGEVPDAKLEIAITRLLAEQP; encoded by the coding sequence ATGCGCACGGAGCAGACCACCGTGACGGATATCGAGATCATCGAGGATTTCTCGGCAACCGCCCGCTGTGACGAGGGCTTTCTGAGGCTGCGGCGGCTGCGCTGTCGCAACCGGCGTGCGGATGGAACCACATCGCCGGTGTATCGGGTGGACGTGGTGGATCGCCCCCGGCTGGACGCGGTGGCGGTGCTCGTCTATCGCCGCGGTGCGTCGGGGCTCGAGGTGCTCACGCGGCAGAACCTCCGGCCCGCGGCCTACTTCCGCAAGGGCAAGGAGATGGTGGTGCCGGACCCGGTGAGCTACCTGCTGGTGGAGGAGCTCGTCGCGGGGGTGATGGAGGTGGAGGACAAGGGGGAGGAGGGCCTGCGGCGCCGCGCGGTGGAGGAGGTGCGCGAGGAGGCCGGCTACGAGGTGCGCCCCGAGGAGATCCGCCTGCTGGGCGGCGCCTTCTTCGTGGCGCCCGGCATCCTGTCGGAGAAGGTGTTCCCCACGGCGGTGGATGTGACGGGCAAGCCGGCCCACGAGCCGCGGGGAGATGGCTCGCCCCTGGAGGAGGGGACGCGGCTGCGGTGGCGCCCGCTGCCCGAGGTGCTCGCCGCGTGCCGGCGGGGCGAGGTGCCGGACGCGAAGCTGGAGATCGCCATCACCCGGCTGCTGGCCGAGCAGCCGTAG